In a genomic window of Melopsittacus undulatus isolate bMelUnd1 chromosome 1, bMelUnd1.mat.Z, whole genome shotgun sequence:
- the GCNT2 gene encoding N-acetyllactosaminide beta-1,6-N-acetylglucosaminyl-transferase, producing MAPKQVCSTLLARQGSHLSGRQLQPVPQAACCGTLHMSCSQKSLWRLNCSVNSTLAEACKALVEDKVPFMKENALETSSRESSCMEYITQNHYITRTLSAEEAAFPIAYVMTLHKEFETFEQLFRAVYMPQNIYCIHVDAKAPAHFHQAVRYLLDCFPNAFLASRAERVVYGGISRLRADLHCMRDLLASAVPWRYLLNTCGQDFPLKTNREIVRLLKGLGGKNVTPGVLPPPHITSCTRYVHREGARHNALGQVFPLLHKAPPPHNLTIYFGSVYVAVTRPFVEFVLQDQHVIDLLAWSEDTYSPDEHFWVTLNRILGVPGSMPNASWEGDLKAVKWIDMEEAHGGCHGHYVRGICVYGTGDLKWLFNSTCMFANKFELKTYPLTVECLELRHRQRTLSQSEVQVEPSWYF from the exons ATGGCTCCGAAGCAGGTGTGCAGCACACTGCTGGCCAGGCAGGGCTCTCACCTGAGCggcaggcagctgcagccagtGCCACAGGCAGCCTGCTGTGGTACATTACATATGTCCTGCAGCCAAAAATCCCTTTGGAGGCTGAACTGCTCAGTGAATTCAACTTTAGCAGAAGCCTGCAAAGCACTGGTTGAAGACAAAGTGCCCTTTATGAAGGaaaatgctttagaaacttCATCCAGAGAATCCAGTTGCATGGAGTACATCACCCAGAACCACTACATCACCCGCACCCTCTCAGCTGAAGAGGCTGCCTTCCCCATTGCCTATGTTATGACCCTGCACAAGGAGTTTGAGACCTTTGAGCAGCTCTTCAGGGCAGTGTACATGCCCCAGAACATCTACTGCATCCACGTGGATGCCAAGGCACCGGCCCACTTCCATCAGGCAGTGAGGTACCTGTTGGACTGCTTCCCCAACGCCTTCCTCGCCTCCCGGGCAGAGCGGGTGGTCTATGGTGGCATCTCCCGCCTGCGGGCTGACCTCCACTGCATGAGAGACCTGCTGGCCTCAGCCGTGCCCTGGCGCTACCTGCTCAACACCTGTGGCCAGGACTTCCCCTTGAAGACCAACCGGGAGATTGTCCGGCTGCTGAAGGGCCTTGGGGGCAAGAATGTCACCCCTGGGGTGCTGCCTCCCCCCCACATCACCTCCTGCACCAGATACGTGCACAGAGAGGGGGCCAGACACAATGCCTTGGGGCAGGTCTTTCCCCTGCTGCACAAGGCACCCCCTCCCCACAACCTGACCATCTACTTTGGCTCTGTGTATGTGGCCGTCACCCGTCCCTTCGTGGAGTTCGTGCTGCAGGACCAGCATGTCATCGATCTGCTGGCATGGTCTGAGGACACCTACAGCCCTGATGAGCACTTCTGGGTGACGCTCAACAGGATCCTAG GTGTCCCAGGCTCCATGCCCAACGCATCATGGGAAGGTGACTTGAAAGCAGTGAAGTGGATTGATATGGAAGAGGCACATGGAGGTTGTCATG gCCATTATGTCAGAGGCATTTGTGTATATGGAACAGGTGACCTCAAGTGGCTTTTTAACTCCACCTGTATGTTCGCAAATAAGTTTGAGCTTAAAACATACCCCCTGACTGTGGAGTGCCTGGAGCTGAGACATCGGCAGAGAACCTTGTCGCAGAGTGAGGTTCAGGTGGAACCCAGTTGGTATTTTTAG
- the LOC117436322 gene encoding transmembrane protein 14C-like has translation MEYDWLGFGYAALVAAGGVVGYAKAGSVPSLAAGLLFGGLAGLGAYQQSKDPKNVWLSLVASGTLSAVMGMRFYNSRKPMPGIVAGASLLMVGRLGLQLMEKPLKP, from the exons ATGGAGTACGACTGGCTGGGCTTCGGATACGCGGCGCTGGTGGCGGCGGGCGGCGTCGTCGGATACGCCAAGGCAG GCAGCGTCCCTTCTCTAGCTGCTGGTCTTCTCTTCGGTGGCTTAGCAGGGCTAGGAGCTTACCAGCAGTCCAAAGATCCAAAGAATGTGTGGCTTTCCCTTG TGGCATCTGGGACCTTGTCTGCCGTTATGGGAATGAGATTTTACAACTCCAGAAAACCAATGCCTGGGATAGTTGCTGGTGCCAG TTTACTGATGGTTGGACGGCTTGGACTGCAGCTCATGGAAAAGCCTCTTAAGCCATAA